The window GATTATCCCGGCCTCGGCCTGCTCACGATCAACGCGGTGCTGCAGCGTGACTTTCCGTTGATCCAGGGCATCGCCATCGTCACCAGCGCCATTTTCGTGATCATCAACATCCTGGTCGATCTTGCGGCCACCAGCATCGACCCAAGGCTTGAATACTGATGAGTGTCGCCGATCCGATCCTTGCCGGTGCTATCCCATCGACTCCGGCATCATCTCCGTCGTCGCTCGGCCAGCGGATCCTGCTTCGTGCCGCGCGTTCGACGGAATTCCGCATCGGCGTAGCGCTGTTCGTGCTGCTGTTGCTGGCGGCGGTGCTGTATCCGGAATTGAGCGGCATCGACCCAACCAAGATGAACGTGCGCGCCCGCCTGCTGCCGCCTATTTTCATGGGCGATGGCTGGAGCTGGGCGCATCCGCTCGGCACCGACCAGATCGGCCGCGATATGCTGGTGCGCAGCCTGGTTGGACTGCGCTATTCGTTCCTGATCGGCGTCGCCTCGGTCGCGGTCACACTGTTCATTGGCTGTTCGCTCGGCACCATCGCGGGTTATGTCGGAGGTAAGGCCGATACGATCATCATGCGCATTACCGATGCGCAGTTGTCCATTCCGATGATCATCCTGGCGATCGCGGTGCTCGGCGTGTCGCGCCCCACCATCCCGGCCATCATCCTCGTTCTCGGCCTCTCGAACTGGCCGGTCTATGCCCGAGTGATGCGCTCGGTGGTGATGGCCGAGCGTGGCCGTGAATATGTCCGCGCCGCCAGGGTCTCGGGCGCAACCAACGTGCGCATCGTCCTGACATTGCTGCTGCCGCTGCTGTTTCCGCCGGTGCTGTTCACCTCGGTGCTCGACGTCGCACGAATGATGATCTTCGAATCGACCCTCGGTTTCCTCGGCCTTGGGGTGCAGCCGCCGACACCCACCTTCGGCAACATCATCGCCGACGGCCGCAAATACCTGCTCAACGCCTGGTGGATCGCCACCATGCCCGGCGTGTTCCTCTGCCTGACGCTGACCAGCATCAATCTGATTGGTGCGGTGTTCGAGCGCGCCCGCAATGCCGTCCATGGAGGGGGCACATGAGCGCAACGTCCCCAGCGCCTGTTCTCGCGGTGCGCGGCCTCAGCGTCGACCTTGCTCTGGCCGGCCGCGAGCGGGCGATCCTCAAGGATATCTCGTTCGAGATCCATCCCCGCGAAATCGTCGGCGTGGTCGGCGCGTCCGGGGCCGGCAAAACCGTGCTCTCGAAAGCGGTGGTGAACTGGATCGACAAGCCGCTGGCCATCCGTGCGGGCCAGGTCGAATTTCGCGGCCGGGATCTGCTGGGGATGCCGGCCGCGGACATGCGCCGGCTGCGCCGCGACATCGCTTATGTCGGCGCCGACCCCATGGGCGCGCTGGACCCGACGCTGCCGGTCGGCCGGCAGATCGTGGAAAAGCTGCGGGCGGTCGCCCCCGAGATCGGTCGCGATGACGCCGCGCGGCGCGTGGTTGATCTGCTGGAGGCGGTTCGCATCCCCTCCGCCAAGTCCCGGTTTCACGACTACCCCACGCAATTTTCCGGCGGCATGATGCAGCGGGCGCTGATCGTCGATGCGATGGTCTCCAACCCGGCGCTGTTGGTCGCCGACAACGTCACCCAGCCGCTCGACGTCACCGTCGCCGCGCAGGTCATTCGCCTGATGCGCGAACTGACCGAGCGGTTCCAAACCGCTGTCATGTTCATCTCGTCCTCGCTGCCGGTCGCGCGCGAGGCGGCGAGCCGCATCATGGTCATTGATGACGGCCAACTGGTCGAGCAGCAGCCCACCGAAGCACTGATCGCGACGCCACGCCACGCCTACACCCGCGATCTGGTCGCGCAGATTCCCGCGATCTGGAGCGAGGCACCGGCCATTCCGAATGCGAGCAGCCGCAACACCGCCGCGAAGGTCGTGCTGCGTCTCAATGACGTCTCGCAGACCTACAAGGTCAAGCGGCGCGGCAGTTTCGTCGGCACCGATGCCTTACGTGCGGTCCACCGGGTGACCTTCGACGTCTTCAAGGGTGACAGCTTCGCCGTGGTCGGTGAATCCGGCTGCGGCAAGTCCACGTTGATGCGTCTGTTGAGCCGGCTGGAGCGTCCCGCCGGCGGCGAGATCCTGTGCGACGGCGAGGATATCGCAAAGTTCTCCGGCCGCGGCCTGCTCGGCTTTCGCCGCAAGCTGCAGCTCGTGCTTCAGGATCCCTTCAACTCGCTGCCGCCCCGCACCGCGATCGGCCGCATGCTGGAGACCCCGCTGCGCATCCATGGCTGGCGGGATCGCAAGCGCATCCGCGACAAGGTGTGCGAGGTGATGCATGATGTCGGGCTTCCGATCTCGCTGTACGAGGAGCTTCCGATCGGCCTCAGCGCCGGCCAGCGCCAGCGCGTCAATGTGGCGCGCGCCATGGTGCTCGAGCCGGAAATCCTGGTGATGGACGAGACGTTGTCCTCACTGGATCAGACCGAACAGTTCAAGCTGCTGGGATTGTTCGAAAAGCTGCAGCGCCAGCACGATTTGACCTACATCTTCATTTCGCACGATCTGGCGATGGTGCGCAAAGTCTGCAACCGTATCGCCGTGATGTATCTGGGCGAGGTGGTCGAACTCGCCGACAATGAGCGGCTGTTCTTCGACCCCGGCCATCCCTACACCCGCGCTTTGTTGTCGGCGATGCCGACCCTGGAGACGCGGCGCTATCGTCCAGAGGATTGCCTGATGGAGGGCGAGCCGCCGAGCCCGATCGATCTGCCGGTCGGCTGCTCCTTCCGCAATCGCTGTCCGCAGGCATTCGGCCCCTGTGCCGAGGCCAATCCAGTCCTGACCGTCCGGGGGCAGCGCGATCTGGCCTCCTGTCATCTGGTGCTCTCGCCGCAGGCGCTGGCCGCGCAGCGTCAGGGGCCCATCCCGGTCGTGTCATGACCGCAACGAGCGAATTGCCGCGCGGCGTAACGTATGCCAACCGTGATCCGTCGCAGCAGCCGGTTCACGGGCTGACACGGGGGCGAGGGAACGGGACCATGAGTATCACCGAGCAGCGGCAGCAACTGATCCTCGACGAGTTGCAGCGCGACGGGCGCGTCAGTGTGAACGAACTCGCCGCCCGGCTGCGCATCAGCACCGAAACCATCCGCCGCGACCTGAAGGATCTGGAGATGCGCGGGCATGCGCGCCGGGTCTATGGCGGCGCCGTGATGGATCGCAAGCAGGGTGACCGGCCGCATGACGAACGCGTCCGCGTCCGGGCGCGGGAAAAAAGCCGGATCGCCGTGGCCGCAGCTCCCTTGATCAAGGACGGCATGAAGATCTTCATCGACAGCGGCAGCACGACGCTTGCCTTCGCGCGCCGGCTTCTGACCCGTCGCATCACGATTCACACCAACTCCATCGACATCGCGGCACTGATGTCGACCAATCCGGAGGTGGACGTCACCGTGCTCGGCGGTGTGCTGAAGCCTGACTACAAGGCCCTGTTCGGTGCCCTGACCCTCGCCGCCATCAAGGAGCATTTCTACGATGCCGTGGTGATGGGCATCGCCACGGTGCATGCCGAGCACGGCTTCATGGATCTCGGCCAGGATGAGGCACTGCTGCGGCGCGCGGCGATCGCCCAGTCGCGCCGCTCCATCATGCTGGCCGACAGCAACAAGTTCGGCCGACTCGGAACCGTCTGCACCTTCGGACTTGGCGATGT is drawn from Bradyrhizobium prioriisuperbiae and contains these coding sequences:
- a CDS encoding ABC transporter permease; the protein is MSVADPILAGAIPSTPASSPSSLGQRILLRAARSTEFRIGVALFVLLLLAAVLYPELSGIDPTKMNVRARLLPPIFMGDGWSWAHPLGTDQIGRDMLVRSLVGLRYSFLIGVASVAVTLFIGCSLGTIAGYVGGKADTIIMRITDAQLSIPMIILAIAVLGVSRPTIPAIILVLGLSNWPVYARVMRSVVMAERGREYVRAARVSGATNVRIVLTLLLPLLFPPVLFTSVLDVARMMIFESTLGFLGLGVQPPTPTFGNIIADGRKYLLNAWWIATMPGVFLCLTLTSINLIGAVFERARNAVHGGGT
- a CDS encoding DeoR/GlpR family DNA-binding transcription regulator — translated: MSITEQRQQLILDELQRDGRVSVNELAARLRISTETIRRDLKDLEMRGHARRVYGGAVMDRKQGDRPHDERVRVRAREKSRIAVAAAPLIKDGMKIFIDSGSTTLAFARRLLTRRITIHTNSIDIAALMSTNPEVDVTVLGGVLKPDYKALFGALTLAAIKEHFYDAVVMGIATVHAEHGFMDLGQDEALLRRAAIAQSRRSIMLADSNKFGRLGTVCTFGLGDVNVLVTNGALNGEFAAQFKKSKVKVINA
- a CDS encoding ABC transporter ATP-binding protein, whose protein sequence is MSATSPAPVLAVRGLSVDLALAGRERAILKDISFEIHPREIVGVVGASGAGKTVLSKAVVNWIDKPLAIRAGQVEFRGRDLLGMPAADMRRLRRDIAYVGADPMGALDPTLPVGRQIVEKLRAVAPEIGRDDAARRVVDLLEAVRIPSAKSRFHDYPTQFSGGMMQRALIVDAMVSNPALLVADNVTQPLDVTVAAQVIRLMRELTERFQTAVMFISSSLPVAREAASRIMVIDDGQLVEQQPTEALIATPRHAYTRDLVAQIPAIWSEAPAIPNASSRNTAAKVVLRLNDVSQTYKVKRRGSFVGTDALRAVHRVTFDVFKGDSFAVVGESGCGKSTLMRLLSRLERPAGGEILCDGEDIAKFSGRGLLGFRRKLQLVLQDPFNSLPPRTAIGRMLETPLRIHGWRDRKRIRDKVCEVMHDVGLPISLYEELPIGLSAGQRQRVNVARAMVLEPEILVMDETLSSLDQTEQFKLLGLFEKLQRQHDLTYIFISHDLAMVRKVCNRIAVMYLGEVVELADNERLFFDPGHPYTRALLSAMPTLETRRYRPEDCLMEGEPPSPIDLPVGCSFRNRCPQAFGPCAEANPVLTVRGQRDLASCHLVLSPQALAAQRQGPIPVVS